One Niabella beijingensis DNA window includes the following coding sequences:
- a CDS encoding ferritin-like domain-containing protein has product MNDQISIEVLNDLIEINNDRMADYEKAIALLDEDSSSDLKLLFRTMVNNSRDYNTELQREITLMGGAPDYGTSGKGNLYRLWLSIKAAFGDDDRKAILSYCEKSEDHTQQVYEKALEVPGLTVMAHTLITKQQAALAESHSQIEALRNIQQH; this is encoded by the coding sequence ATGAACGATCAAATCTCCATCGAAGTACTTAATGACCTCATCGAAATCAACAATGACCGTATGGCTGACTATGAAAAGGCCATTGCGTTGCTGGATGAGGACAGCAGCAGCGACCTGAAGCTGCTGTTCCGCACCATGGTCAATAACAGCCGCGATTACAATACGGAACTCCAGCGGGAGATCACCCTGATGGGCGGCGCACCGGACTATGGCACCAGCGGAAAAGGGAATTTATACCGCCTCTGGCTCAGCATCAAAGCGGCCTTTGGCGATGACGACCGGAAGGCCATCCTGAGCTATTGTGAAAAAAGCGAGGATCATACGCAGCAGGTTTATGAAAAAGCACTGGAGGTACCCGGTCTTACGGTAATGGCGCATACCCTGATTACCAAACAACAGGCCGCACTGGCAGAATCGCACAGCCAGATAGAAGCGCTAAGGAATATCCAGCAACATTAA